The Pseudomonas sp. G2-4 genome window below encodes:
- the alkB gene encoding DNA oxidative demethylase AlkB gives MMRNNDNPITLDLFADETPTTPGQIERIGEQSFVLRGFALPWQERLLPALETVLQAAPFRQMVTPGGFTMSVALSSCGALGWTTDRSGYRYTTADPQTGQPWPDMPAVFRELAQAAARQAQFEHFEPDSCLINRYVPGARMSLHQDKNERQLTAPIVSMSLGLPAVFQFGGFERSDKSLRIPLFHGDIVVWGGVDRLRYHGVLPLKEGQHPRLGAQRINLTFRTAG, from the coding sequence ATGATGCGCAATAACGACAACCCAATCACGCTGGACCTGTTCGCCGACGAGACGCCGACGACGCCCGGCCAGATCGAACGGATCGGCGAACAGTCGTTCGTGCTGCGCGGGTTTGCCCTGCCCTGGCAGGAGCGTTTGCTGCCAGCCCTGGAAACAGTCCTGCAGGCCGCGCCGTTCCGGCAGATGGTCACGCCCGGCGGCTTTACCATGTCGGTGGCGTTGAGCAGTTGCGGCGCGCTGGGCTGGACCACCGACCGCAGCGGCTACCGCTACACCACCGCTGACCCACAGACGGGTCAACCTTGGCCCGACATGCCGGCGGTGTTTCGCGAACTGGCCCAGGCCGCCGCGCGGCAGGCGCAGTTCGAACACTTCGAGCCGGATTCCTGCCTGATCAATCGCTACGTACCCGGCGCGCGGATGTCGTTGCATCAGGACAAGAACGAACGCCAACTCACCGCCCCTATCGTCTCGATGTCCCTGGGCTTGCCGGCTGTGTTTCAGTTCGGCGGGTTCGAGCGTAGCGACAAAAGCCTGCGCATCCCGTTGTTCCATGGCGATATTGTGGTCTGGGGCGGCGTGGACCGCTTGCGTTACCACGGCGTACTGCCGCTCAAGGAAGGCCAGCATCCGCGCCTGGGCGCCCAGCGGATCAACCTGACGTTTCGTACCGCCGGATGA
- the ada gene encoding bifunctional DNA-binding transcriptional regulator/O6-methylguanine-DNA methyltransferase Ada produces the protein MNSTSNHLAPELDPRWAAVLARDPRADGQFVYGVKTTGIYCHPSSLSRLPNPRNVEFFDTPEQAQAAGYRPSKRVARDQTQIAAQQAARVAAACRQIEAAEELPGLNALAENAGLSPFHFHRVFKAVTGLTPKGYASAHRSRKVRERLADGGSITEALYDAGFNSNSRFYEAADKVLGMKPADYRAAGQNTDIRFAVGQCSLGAILVAQSERGVCAILLGDDPDALVRDLQDKFRRANLIGADREFEQLIAQVVGFIEAPALGLDLPLDLRGTAFQERVWQALRDIPVGSTASYAEIAQRIGQPKAVRAVAQACGANSLAVAIPCHRVVRSDGNLSGYRWGVERKRQLLALERSSGD, from the coding sequence ATGAACAGCACTTCGAATCATCTCGCCCCTGAACTGGATCCGCGCTGGGCCGCCGTGCTCGCCCGGGATCCGCGCGCCGATGGGCAATTTGTCTACGGCGTGAAAACCACCGGCATCTATTGCCACCCCAGCAGCCTGTCGCGCCTGCCCAACCCGCGTAACGTGGAGTTTTTCGACACGCCGGAACAGGCCCAGGCCGCCGGCTACCGTCCCAGCAAACGCGTGGCCAGGGACCAGACCCAGATTGCCGCGCAGCAAGCGGCCCGGGTCGCGGCCGCCTGCCGGCAGATCGAGGCGGCCGAAGAACTGCCTGGGCTCAATGCATTGGCAGAAAACGCAGGCTTGAGTCCCTTCCACTTTCACCGAGTCTTCAAGGCAGTCACCGGCCTGACCCCCAAGGGTTATGCCAGTGCCCACCGCTCACGCAAGGTACGCGAACGCCTGGCCGATGGAGGCTCCATCACCGAGGCGCTGTACGACGCCGGGTTCAACTCCAACAGCCGTTTTTATGAGGCCGCCGACAAAGTGCTGGGCATGAAACCCGCCGACTACCGCGCCGCCGGGCAGAACACCGACATCCGCTTCGCCGTTGGCCAATGCTCCCTCGGCGCGATCCTGGTGGCGCAAAGCGAGCGTGGCGTGTGCGCGATCCTGTTGGGGGACGACCCGGACGCCCTGGTGCGCGACCTGCAGGACAAGTTCCGCCGAGCCAACCTCATCGGTGCCGACCGGGAATTCGAGCAGTTGATCGCCCAAGTGGTGGGTTTTATCGAAGCGCCTGCCTTGGGCCTGGACTTGCCACTGGACCTGCGCGGCACGGCGTTCCAGGAACGGGTCTGGCAAGCCTTGCGGGACATTCCGGTGGGCAGCACCGCCAGCTACGCCGAGATCGCCCAGCGCATCGGCCAGCCCAAAGCCGTGCGCGCCGTGGCTCAGGCCTGCGGCGCTAACAGCCTGGCGGTGGCGATCCCTTGCCACCGGGTGGTGCGCAGCGACGGCAACCTGTCGGGCTATCGCTGGGGCGTGGAGCGCAAGCGTCAGTTGCTGGCGCTGGAACGCTCGTCCGGGGACTGA
- a CDS encoding GyrI-like domain-containing protein, whose protein sequence is MDVKLKTVEPFTVAGLQVHTRNTDEQQPDTAKIGPMWQQFFNEGLFDTIPARQSESFVYGVYSNYESDATGYFDVTAGVQVDATSAGYPAVDIEGGDYLVFSAKGPMPDCVIQTWGLIWAYFADNPQTLRRFTTDFEVYSGPDSVAIYIGVQSPDERSSASN, encoded by the coding sequence ATGGACGTAAAACTCAAGACGGTCGAACCCTTCACCGTGGCCGGTTTGCAGGTGCACACTCGCAATACCGACGAGCAGCAGCCCGACACCGCGAAGATCGGCCCGATGTGGCAGCAGTTCTTCAACGAAGGGCTGTTCGACACGATCCCGGCCCGGCAGTCAGAGTCGTTCGTCTACGGGGTTTATTCCAACTACGAGTCCGACGCCACCGGCTACTTCGACGTGACCGCCGGCGTGCAGGTGGATGCCACGAGCGCAGGCTACCCCGCCGTGGACATCGAGGGTGGGGACTACCTGGTGTTTTCGGCCAAGGGGCCGATGCCTGACTGCGTAATCCAGACCTGGGGCCTGATCTGGGCGTATTTCGCTGATAACCCGCAAACCCTGCGGCGTTTCACCACCGATTTCGAGGTCTACAGCGGCCCCGATTCGGTGGCGATCTACATTGGCGTTCAGTCCCCGGACGAGCGTTCCAGCGCCAGCAACTGA
- a CDS encoding nitronate monooxygenase family protein yields MSQWPDTRLLDLLGIELPIIQGPLAGVTGPAMVVATCNAGGLGSMPAAMLDVEQLRQALTTIGEQTDKPFNVNFFCHQPPVFDEQRAETWKQRLKPYYQELGADFDAPTPVSNRTPFDDAACRVLEEFRPKVVSFHFGLPEKSLLDRVKATGAKILSSATTVEEAIWLEQHGCDAIIAMGFEAGGHRGMFLSDDLNTQVGLFALLPQVVDAVKVPVIATGGIGDARGIVAAFALGASAVQLGSAYLFTPEAKISASHHRALRTAKESQTAVTNLFTGRPARGIVNRVMREVGPMSPMAPAFPLAGGALMPLRAKDEADFSNLWAGQAFPLGRELSTAELTRQLAEEALARFNNRGRS; encoded by the coding sequence ATGAGCCAGTGGCCAGACACTCGCCTTCTTGACCTGCTCGGTATCGAGCTGCCCATCATCCAGGGGCCACTGGCCGGGGTGACCGGGCCGGCCATGGTCGTCGCGACCTGTAATGCCGGCGGACTGGGTTCGATGCCGGCGGCGATGCTGGACGTCGAGCAACTGCGCCAGGCCCTGACGACCATCGGCGAACAGACCGACAAGCCGTTCAATGTGAATTTTTTCTGTCACCAGCCACCGGTGTTCGATGAGCAGCGGGCCGAAACCTGGAAACAACGGCTCAAGCCTTATTACCAGGAACTGGGCGCAGACTTCGACGCGCCAACACCGGTGTCCAACCGCACGCCATTCGATGACGCAGCCTGCCGCGTGCTCGAAGAGTTTCGCCCCAAAGTGGTCAGCTTCCACTTTGGCTTGCCAGAGAAATCCCTGCTGGACCGGGTAAAGGCCACCGGGGCGAAAATCCTCTCTTCGGCCACCACCGTCGAGGAAGCCATCTGGCTGGAACAGCACGGCTGCGACGCGATCATCGCCATGGGCTTTGAAGCCGGTGGCCATCGCGGGATGTTCCTCAGCGACGACCTCAACACCCAAGTGGGCCTGTTTGCCTTGCTGCCGCAGGTGGTGGATGCGGTGAAAGTGCCGGTGATCGCCACCGGCGGCATCGGCGATGCGCGGGGGATCGTCGCGGCGTTCGCCCTGGGCGCCTCGGCGGTGCAACTGGGCAGCGCCTATCTGTTCACCCCCGAAGCCAAGATCAGCGCGTCCCATCACCGGGCATTGCGCACGGCCAAGGAAAGCCAGACTGCCGTCACCAACCTGTTCACCGGCCGCCCGGCCCGGGGCATCGTCAACCGGGTGATGCGCGAAGTGGGCCCGATGAGCCCGATGGCGCCAGCCTTTCCCCTGGCGGGCGGTGCATTGATGCCGCTGCGCGCCAAGGATGAAGCGGACTTCAGCAACCTTTGGGCCGGCCAGGCGTTTCCCCTCGGGCGCGAGTTGTCGACAGCCGAGCTGACCCGGCAGTTGGCTGAAGAGGCATTGGCGCGATTCAACAATCGTGGGCGGTCCTGA
- the modA gene encoding molybdate ABC transporter substrate-binding protein produces the protein MRPARLAPLLLTTLFTVGAVQAEEVQVAVASNFTAPIQAIAADFEKDTGHKLVAAYGATGQFYTQIKNGAPFEVFLAADDTTPARLESEGDTVKGSRFTYAIGTLALWSAKDDYVDGKGQVLKNNAFQHLSIANPKTAPYGLAATQVLDKLGLTAQVNSKIVEGQNITQAYQFVSTGNAELGFVALSQIYKDGKVTNGSAWIVPAELHDPIKQDAVILSKGRDNPAAVALVDYLKGPKAAAILQAYGYQR, from the coding sequence ATGCGCCCCGCCCGCCTCGCGCCGTTGCTGCTGACCACGCTTTTTACCGTTGGCGCCGTCCAGGCCGAAGAGGTGCAAGTGGCGGTCGCCTCCAACTTCACCGCACCGATCCAGGCCATTGCCGCCGACTTCGAAAAAGACACCGGCCACAAACTGGTGGCGGCCTACGGCGCGACCGGGCAGTTCTACACCCAGATCAAGAATGGCGCGCCATTTGAAGTCTTCCTCGCCGCCGACGACACCACCCCGGCCAGGCTCGAAAGCGAAGGCGACACCGTCAAAGGCTCGCGCTTCACCTACGCCATCGGCACGCTGGCGCTGTGGTCGGCCAAGGATGATTATGTCGACGGCAAGGGCCAGGTGCTCAAGAACAATGCATTCCAACACCTGTCCATCGCCAACCCAAAAACCGCGCCCTACGGCCTCGCCGCGACCCAAGTGCTGGACAAGCTTGGGCTGACCGCCCAGGTCAACAGCAAGATCGTCGAAGGCCAGAACATCACCCAGGCCTATCAGTTCGTTTCCACCGGCAACGCCGAACTCGGCTTCGTCGCCTTGTCGCAAATCTACAAGGACGGCAAGGTCACCAACGGTTCGGCGTGGATCGTCCCGGCCGAACTGCACGACCCGATCAAACAGGACGCGGTGATCCTCAGCAAGGGCCGGGATAATCCGGCCGCCGTGGCGCTGGTGGATTACCTCAAGGGCCCGAAAGCCGCCGCCATCCTCCAAGCCTACGGTTATCAACGCTAA
- the modB gene encoding molybdate ABC transporter permease subunit produces the protein MPLTSADFAALWLTLKLASLTTVILLLIGTPIALWLSRTQSWLRGPVGAVVALPLVLPPTVIGFYLLLAMGPNGWIGQLTQALGLGTLTFSFTGLVIGSVIYSMPFVVQPLQNAFAAIGSRPLEVAATLRAGPWDTFFSVILPLARPGFITAAILGFAHTVGEFGVVLMIGGNIPEKTRVVSVQIYDHVEALEYAQAHWLAAAMLVFSFLVLLALYSSRRTRAGWS, from the coding sequence ATGCCACTGACCAGCGCCGACTTCGCCGCCCTCTGGCTGACCCTGAAACTGGCGTCATTGACCACGGTCATCTTGCTGCTCATCGGCACGCCCATCGCGTTGTGGCTGTCGCGGACCCAATCCTGGTTGCGCGGGCCGGTGGGCGCGGTGGTGGCGCTGCCGTTGGTGCTGCCGCCCACGGTGATCGGTTTCTACCTGTTACTGGCCATGGGGCCGAACGGCTGGATCGGCCAGCTCACCCAAGCCCTCGGGCTGGGCACCCTCACCTTCAGTTTTACCGGGCTGGTGATCGGCTCGGTGATCTATTCCATGCCGTTCGTGGTGCAGCCGTTGCAGAACGCCTTCGCCGCCATCGGCAGCCGCCCTTTGGAAGTCGCCGCCACCCTGCGGGCCGGGCCTTGGGACACTTTCTTCAGCGTCATCCTGCCCCTGGCCCGGCCCGGTTTCATCACCGCCGCGATTCTCGGTTTTGCCCACACCGTCGGCGAATTCGGCGTGGTGTTGATGATCGGCGGCAACATCCCGGAGAAAACCCGGGTGGTGTCGGTACAAATCTATGACCACGTCGAAGCCCTTGAGTACGCCCAGGCCCACTGGCTGGCGGCGGCGATGCTGGTGTTCTCATTTCTTGTGCTGCTGGCGCTGTATTCCAGCCGCAGAACCCGGGCTGGTTGGAGCTGA
- the modC gene encoding molybdenum ABC transporter ATP-binding protein, which translates to MIQACLQLNHGDFSLDLDVQLPGRGVTALYGPSGSGKTTCLRCIAGLERPPRGFIEVNGQVWQDSERGVFVPPHKRPVGYVFQEASLFAHLSVQANLAFGLKRIAAAQRRVDMAQATELLGIGHLLDRQPHNLSGGERQRVGIARALLTSPQLLLMDEPLAALDTRRKNEILPYLQRLHDELDIPVLYVSHSQDEVARLADHIVLLDGGRALASGPIGETLARLDLPLAMGDDAGVVIQGTVSGYDADYQLLTLNLPDSPLNVRVAHTPLAIGQPLRFKVQARDVSLSLANDAQTSILNRLPVTVVSELAADNAAHVLIRLEAAGTPLLARITRYSRDQLQLHPGQLLWAQIKAVAVLA; encoded by the coding sequence ATGATTCAGGCGTGTTTGCAGCTCAACCATGGGGACTTTTCCCTGGACCTGGATGTGCAACTGCCAGGCCGTGGCGTGACCGCGCTGTATGGTCCGTCCGGCTCCGGCAAGACCACCTGCCTGCGCTGCATCGCCGGGCTGGAGCGACCGCCCCGGGGCTTTATCGAGGTCAATGGTCAAGTGTGGCAAGACAGTGAACGCGGTGTGTTCGTCCCGCCCCACAAACGGCCGGTGGGGTATGTATTCCAGGAGGCGAGCCTGTTCGCACACCTGTCGGTGCAGGCCAACCTGGCGTTCGGCCTCAAGCGCATCGCTGCGGCGCAACGGCGCGTAGACATGGCTCAGGCCACCGAACTGCTGGGCATCGGGCACTTGCTCGATCGACAGCCGCACAACCTGTCCGGCGGTGAACGCCAACGCGTGGGCATCGCCCGCGCCTTGCTGACCAGCCCGCAACTGTTGCTGATGGATGAGCCGCTGGCGGCCCTCGATACCCGGCGCAAAAACGAAATCCTGCCGTATCTGCAACGGCTGCACGATGAACTGGATATCCCGGTGCTGTACGTCAGTCATTCCCAGGATGAAGTGGCGCGCCTGGCCGATCACATCGTGCTGCTCGATGGCGGCCGCGCGCTGGCCAGCGGGCCGATCGGCGAAACCCTGGCCCGGCTTGACCTGCCGCTGGCCATGGGGGATGACGCGGGCGTGGTGATCCAGGGCACGGTCAGCGGGTACGACGCAGACTATCAATTGCTGACCTTGAATCTCCCCGACAGCCCGTTGAACGTACGGGTGGCCCATACGCCACTGGCCATCGGGCAGCCGCTGCGCTTCAAGGTTCAGGCCCGGGACGTCAGCCTCAGCCTGGCGAACGATGCCCAGACCAGCATCCTCAACCGCTTGCCGGTCACCGTGGTCAGCGAACTGGCCGCCGACAACGCCGCCCACGTGCTGATCCGCCTGGAAGCCGCCGGTACGCCGCTGCTGGCGCGCATCACCCGTTACTCCCGCGACCAGTTGCAGTTGCATCCAGGGCAGTTGCTGTGGGCGCAGATCAAGGCGGTGGCAGTGTTGGCGTAG
- a CDS encoding DNA topoisomerase IB codes for MPDTLPPDALPADLHYVDDTAPGITRKRLRGKFCYFDPQGQRITDAAEIQRINALAVPPAYTDVWICSDPRGHLQATGRDARGRKQYRYHARWREVRDADKYSRMLEFGRTLPRLRKRLEEILAKPGFSRDKVMATVITLLDVTLIRVGNTQYARDNRSYGLTTLRSKHVEVNGSAIAFQFRGKSGVEHQITVKDRRLARIIKRCQEIPGQNLFQYLDENGERHSVSSSDVNAYLKTLTGADFTAKDYRTWAGSAAALAGLRMLSWETETEAKKHVVEMVRQVAQQLGNTPTVCRKCYIHPAVVEAFLLGALRQLPKPRLRKGLSEEDAALAMFLQRMTEAAQAC; via the coding sequence ATGCCCGACACCCTGCCGCCGGATGCACTGCCGGCCGACCTGCATTACGTCGACGACACCGCCCCGGGGATCACCCGCAAGAGATTGCGCGGCAAATTCTGTTATTTCGATCCGCAGGGTCAGCGCATTACCGACGCTGCCGAGATCCAGCGCATCAATGCCCTGGCGGTGCCGCCGGCCTACACCGATGTGTGGATCTGCAGCGACCCACGCGGCCATCTCCAGGCCACCGGCCGCGATGCCCGGGGTCGCAAACAGTACCGTTACCATGCGCGCTGGCGTGAAGTGCGCGACGCGGACAAGTATTCGCGGATGCTGGAATTCGGACGCACCCTGCCGCGCTTGCGCAAACGCCTGGAGGAAATCCTGGCCAAGCCTGGGTTCAGCCGCGACAAAGTCATGGCCACCGTCATCACCCTGCTGGACGTGACGCTGATCCGAGTCGGCAACACCCAATACGCTCGCGACAATCGCTCCTACGGCCTGACGACCCTGCGCAGCAAGCATGTCGAAGTCAACGGCAGTGCCATCGCCTTCCAGTTTCGCGGCAAGAGCGGCGTCGAGCACCAGATCACCGTGAAAGACCGGCGCCTGGCACGGATCATCAAGCGCTGCCAGGAGATTCCCGGGCAGAATCTGTTCCAGTACCTGGACGAGAACGGCGAGCGTCACTCCGTCAGTTCTTCGGACGTCAACGCCTACCTCAAGACCCTCACCGGCGCCGATTTCACCGCCAAGGATTACCGTACCTGGGCCGGCAGCGCGGCGGCGCTGGCCGGGTTGCGGATGCTGTCCTGGGAAACCGAGACCGAGGCGAAAAAACACGTCGTCGAAATGGTCAGGCAGGTCGCCCAGCAACTGGGCAATACGCCAACCGTTTGTCGCAAGTGCTACATTCATCCTGCAGTGGTGGAGGCCTTTCTGCTCGGCGCCCTGAGGCAATTGCCCAAACCCCGGCTGCGCAAAGGCCTCAGCGAAGAGGACGCTGCACTGGCGATGTTTTTGCAGCGCATGACCGAAGCCGCCCAAGCGTGCTGA
- a CDS encoding ATP-dependent Clp protease proteolytic subunit, producing MSEHIVHFHCQIDQGTTERFRDNCLEAIEKGADSLMLNLSTIGGSTNFGFTLYTFIKSLPVPVRAVNAGNIESMGIVMFLAASDRTTTPHSRFLIHPMNWYFGQKSVDHSRLREYLSSLDNDVARYVEIYVKETAGAATQLDIFKCLCAEERVIPAENSLAFGIAHRVEQVVFPADAKHWKVSGGED from the coding sequence ATGTCCGAACACATTGTCCATTTCCATTGCCAGATCGATCAGGGCACCACGGAACGCTTTCGGGACAATTGCCTGGAAGCCATCGAAAAAGGCGCCGACTCGCTGATGCTCAACCTCTCCACCATCGGCGGCAGCACCAACTTCGGCTTTACCCTCTACACCTTCATCAAATCCCTTCCCGTGCCGGTGCGTGCGGTGAATGCCGGCAACATCGAATCGATGGGCATCGTCATGTTCCTCGCCGCCAGCGATCGCACCACCACGCCCCATTCGCGCTTTCTGATCCACCCGATGAACTGGTACTTCGGCCAGAAATCGGTGGACCATTCTCGCTTACGCGAATACCTCTCCAGCCTCGACAACGACGTGGCGCGGTACGTGGAGATCTACGTCAAGGAAACCGCCGGCGCCGCCACCCAACTGGACATCTTCAAGTGCCTGTGCGCCGAAGAGCGAGTGATTCCAGCGGAAAACTCCCTGGCCTTTGGCATTGCCCATCGGGTCGAGCAGGTGGTTTTCCCCGCGGACGCCAAGCATTGGAAAGTCAGCGGTGGCGAGGATTAA
- a CDS encoding general stress protein, with translation MANSGNKNPGNFSNDRDKASEAGKKGGQASGGNVPSDRQKGSGAGNKGSERGQGGGKRS, from the coding sequence ATGGCCAATAGCGGAAACAAGAACCCAGGCAACTTCTCAAATGATCGTGACAAAGCTTCTGAAGCCGGCAAGAAAGGCGGCCAGGCGTCGGGCGGCAACGTTCCAAGTGACCGGCAAAAAGGTTCTGGAGCCGGTAATAAAGGCAGCGAACGCGGCCAGGGCGGCGGAAAAAGATCGTAA
- a CDS encoding DUF3087 family protein, translated as MFEIKPWDADTYRKQTRRSTFIVAVAFLALAMLLSSLAVMLFGTPGGDNFRFNLAGVIVAVLAMVALMRLYFWSQPWMAAAVYGWQLKRSLMKITNVMHQVKAGVQAQDPTAMKLLRFYHLGLAQMHQLDANSSAQGSLAREADEHLAKMRELNLDTEQSRLDPAWIETVKRAYTER; from the coding sequence ATGTTCGAGATCAAACCGTGGGACGCCGACACCTACCGCAAGCAGACCCGTCGCAGCACCTTCATCGTCGCGGTGGCGTTCCTGGCGCTGGCGATGCTGTTGTCCAGTCTGGCCGTGATGCTGTTCGGTACGCCTGGAGGCGACAACTTTCGCTTCAATCTCGCCGGGGTGATTGTCGCGGTGCTGGCGATGGTTGCGCTGATGCGCCTGTACTTCTGGTCGCAACCATGGATGGCCGCGGCGGTGTACGGCTGGCAGCTCAAGCGCAGCCTGATGAAAATTACCAATGTGATGCACCAGGTGAAGGCCGGAGTACAAGCCCAAGACCCCACCGCCATGAAACTGCTGCGCTTCTATCACTTGGGGCTGGCCCAGATGCATCAACTGGACGCCAACTCCAGCGCCCAGGGTTCACTGGCCCGAGAGGCCGACGAGCACTTGGCGAAAATGCGAGAACTGAACCTGGATACCGAACAGTCGCGCCTGGACCCGGCCTGGATCGAGACGGTGAAGCGGGCGTATACCGAGCGCTGA
- the ppnN gene encoding nucleotide 5'-monophosphate nucleosidase PpnN, which translates to MTQRHVINASVSPKGSLETLSQREVQQLSEAGSGSIYTLFRQCALAILNTGAHVDNAKTILEAYKDFEIRIHQQDRGVRLELLNAPADAFVDGEMIASTREMLFSALRDIVYTENELDSQRIDLSSSQGISDYVFHLLRNARTLRPGVEPKIVVCWGGHSINTEEYKYTKKVGHELGLRSLDICTGCGPGVMKGPMKGATIAHAKQRIHGGRYLGLTEPGIIAAEAPNPIVNELVILPDIEKRLEAFVRVGHGIIIFPGGAGTAEEFLYLLGILMHPANQDLPFPVVLTGPKSAAPYLDQLHAFVGATLGEAAQKHYQIIIDNPAEVARQMTQGLKEVKQFRRERNDAFHFNWLLKIDEGFQRPFDPTHANMASLGLSRDLPAHELAANLRRAFSGIVAGNVKDKGIRLIEEHGPYNIHGDAAIMEPLDRLLQAFVAQHRMKLPGGAAYVPCYRVVT; encoded by the coding sequence ATGACTCAAAGACATGTAATCAACGCTTCTGTAAGCCCAAAAGGCAGCCTGGAGACCTTGTCCCAGCGCGAAGTCCAGCAACTGAGCGAAGCCGGTTCCGGCAGTATCTACACCCTCTTCCGCCAGTGCGCCCTGGCCATCCTCAACACCGGCGCCCATGTTGATAACGCCAAGACCATCCTGGAAGCCTACAAGGACTTCGAGATCCGCATTCACCAGCAAGACCGGGGCGTGCGCCTGGAACTGCTGAACGCGCCGGCCGACGCCTTCGTCGACGGCGAAATGATCGCCAGCACCCGGGAAATGCTGTTCAGCGCCCTGCGCGACATCGTCTACACCGAGAATGAACTGGACAGCCAGCGCATTGATCTCAGTTCGTCCCAAGGCATCAGCGACTACGTCTTCCACCTGCTGCGTAACGCCCGCACCTTGCGTCCCGGCGTCGAGCCGAAAATCGTCGTGTGCTGGGGCGGACATTCGATCAACACCGAAGAATACAAATACACCAAGAAGGTCGGTCACGAACTGGGCCTGCGCAGCCTGGACATCTGCACCGGCTGCGGCCCGGGCGTGATGAAAGGCCCGATGAAAGGCGCCACCATTGCCCACGCCAAGCAGCGGATCCACGGTGGCCGTTACCTGGGCCTGACGGAACCGGGCATCATCGCCGCCGAAGCACCGAACCCGATCGTCAATGAGCTGGTGATCCTGCCGGACATCGAAAAGCGCCTTGAAGCCTTCGTGCGTGTCGGCCATGGGATCATCATCTTCCCGGGCGGTGCCGGTACGGCGGAAGAGTTCCTGTACCTGCTGGGCATCCTGATGCACCCGGCCAACCAGGACCTGCCCTTCCCGGTAGTCCTCACGGGACCGAAAAGCGCTGCGCCGTACCTTGACCAGTTGCACGCGTTTGTCGGTGCGACCCTGGGCGAGGCTGCGCAGAAGCACTACCAGATCATCATCGACAATCCGGCCGAAGTGGCGCGGCAGATGACTCAGGGGCTCAAGGAGGTGAAGCAGTTCCGCCGCGAGCGCAACGACGCCTTCCACTTCAACTGGCTGCTGAAGATCGACGAGGGCTTCCAGCGCCCGTTCGACCCGACCCACGCCAACATGGCCAGCCTGGGCCTGAGCCGCGACCTGCCCGCCCACGAACTGGCCGCCAACCTGCGCCGGGCGTTTTCGGGGATCGTGGCGGGTAACGTCAAGGACAAGGGCATCCGTTTGATCGAGGAACACGGCCCGTACAACATTCACGGCGACGCCGCCATCATGGAACCCCTCGATCGCCTGCTTCAGGCTTTCGTCGCCCAGCACCGGATGAAACTGCCGGGCGGTGCGGCGTATGTGCCTTGCTATCGTGTGGTGACCTGA
- a CDS encoding HAD-IA family hydrolase, with amino-acid sequence MPASPSPNIAYRAFLFDMDGTLLNSIAAAERIWTRWALRHGVDVATFLPTIHGVRAIDTIARQHLPGVDAQAEAEQITREEIEDVEGVVQVTGAAAFLNGLPSEQWAIVTSAPMALALRRMEAAGIPRPGVMVTAEDVSDGKPNPACYRLAAERLRVTPQECLVFEDAEAGIQAGEAAGADVWVVTATHAHPVVTVHPLIKDYLGLGVEVGEGGLMRLIPVL; translated from the coding sequence ATGCCAGCCAGCCCTTCACCCAATATTGCCTACCGCGCCTTCCTATTCGACATGGACGGCACGTTGCTCAATTCCATCGCCGCCGCTGAACGAATCTGGACACGCTGGGCCCTGCGCCACGGTGTGGACGTGGCGACGTTCCTGCCGACGATCCACGGCGTGCGCGCTATCGACACCATCGCTCGCCAGCATCTACCGGGGGTGGATGCCCAGGCTGAAGCCGAGCAGATTACCCGCGAGGAAATCGAAGACGTCGAAGGGGTGGTGCAAGTGACCGGTGCGGCAGCGTTTCTGAATGGCCTGCCGTCAGAGCAGTGGGCCATTGTCACCTCGGCACCCATGGCATTGGCCTTGCGTCGTATGGAAGCGGCGGGGATTCCACGTCCCGGGGTAATGGTCACTGCCGAGGATGTGAGCGATGGCAAGCCCAACCCTGCCTGTTATCGGCTGGCGGCTGAGCGGTTGCGAGTGACACCGCAAGAGTGCCTGGTTTTTGAGGACGCTGAGGCGGGTATCCAGGCTGGGGAGGCGGCGGGGGCGGATGTGTGGGTGGTGACGGCGACCCATGCGCATCCGGTGGTCACCGTTCATCCACTGATCAAGGATTATCTTGGCCTTGGTGTCGAGGTGGGTGAGGGTGGGTTGATGCGGTTGATCCCGGTTTTGTGA